One genomic window of Garra rufa chromosome 2, GarRuf1.0, whole genome shotgun sequence includes the following:
- the LOC141325656 gene encoding uncharacterized protein encodes MRIHTGEKPYACQQCGNSFSKKENLKAHERIHTGEKPFTCQQCGKSFVSKAVFQGHMRIHAGEKSYTCELCGNSFLRKGDLESHIKIHTGEKPFTCPQCGRGLTCKQTLNAHIRTHTGEKPYTCQECGKSFVKKPDFQRHMRIHTGEKPYTCPECGKSFTHQGNLKVHIRIHTGEKPYTCQQCGNSFLRKGDLESHMKIHNGEKPFTCPQCGRSFKRKQTLNGHIRTHTGEKPYTCQQCGKSFSVKVNLEAHKKIHSGDKPHTCQECGKSFVKKTDCRRHMRIHTGEKPFTCLQLQM; translated from the coding sequence atgaggattcacactggagaaaagccgtacgcctgccaacaatgtggaaatagTTTCTCTAAAAAAGAAAACCTTAAAGCACAcgagagaattcacactggagagaagcctttcacctgccaacaatgtggaaaaagtttcgttTCGAAAGCAGTCTTTCAaggacacatgagaattcatgcTGGAGAAAAGTCTTACACCTGCGAACTGTGTGGAAATAGTTTCCTACGAAAAGGAGACCTTGAAAGCCACataaaaattcacactggagagaagcccttcACATGCCCTCAATGTGGAAGGGGTTTAACATGCAAACAAACTCTTAATGCCCACATAAGaactcacacaggagagaagccttacacctgccaagaatgtggaaaaagtttcgttAAAAAACCAGACTTtcaaaggcacatgagaattcacacaggggaGAAGCCTTATACCTgccctgagtgtggaaagagtttcactcatcaaggaaaccttaaagtccacataagaattcacactggagagaaaccttatacctgccaacagtgtggcaATAGTTTCCTTCGAAAAGGAGACCTTGAaagccacatgaaaattcacaatggagagaagcccttcacatgccctcagtgtggaaggagttttaAACGTAAACAAACTCTTAATGGCCACATAAGaactcacacaggagagaagccttacacctgccaacaatgtggaaaaagtttctctgTAAAAGTAAACCTTGAAGCCCACAAGAAAATCCACTCTGGTGACAAGCCTCACACCTGCCaagaatgtggaaaaagtttcgtaaaaaaaacagactgtcgaaggcacatgagaattcacacaggagagaagccttttacctgcttACAGTTACAGATGTAA